One part of the Odontesthes bonariensis isolate fOdoBon6 chromosome 13, fOdoBon6.hap1, whole genome shotgun sequence genome encodes these proteins:
- the LOC142397339 gene encoding forkhead box protein N2-like, with translation MENISHALPVSSLCPSTLGEPLPFSSSPQQISLNGCISLPLSPISFPPSPTSLSPATADYAHTSSPLSHCAASHCLEGQNAQYLKQDSISDQDDLTCLSWLHQRGNLLPLQPLAKMTPLPQQESCTPDEPLPPPASSKPPYSFSSLIFMAIEDSPHKRLPVKDIYEWIVNNFPYYRTATGGWRNSVRHNLSLSKSFRRIQRDKSQSVGKGSLWCVCPEYRPALLEVLKKTHSYHSTNSNLINKPALLQGADYEVPAVCDTMEISEPLSNTLLLSMSSSQILAADNPPFTENPPCPLTPDHEELVTMESVEYQQEEVSEDMEKDPLSDSGYIELHYYQSNQFQYLVLPGDTELDLETVEILQLDAEAQEAAGSLLDLAGGGY, from the exons ATGGAGAACATCTCTCACGCACTGCCAGTCTCCTCCTTGTGCCCCTCTACTCTTGGAGAGCCTCTACCTTTCTCCTCCTCACCTCAGCAGATCTCCTTAAATGGCTGCATCTCGCTTCCACTTTCACCCATCTCCTTCCCACCGTCCCCAACTTCACTTTCTCCAGCAACAGCCGACTATGCTCACACGTCCTCCCCTCTGTCCCACTGCGCTGCTTCTCACTGCCTCGAAGGACAAAACGCACAATACCTCAAGCAGGACAGTATATCTGACCAGGATGACCTGACCTGTCTGAGCTGGCTGCATCAGAGAGGAAACCTGCTCCCGCTGCAGCCTCTTGCCAAAATGACTCCGCTCCCTCAGCAAGAGTCCTGCACACCTGACgagcctcttcctcctcctgcctcaTCCAAACCGCCGTACTCCTTCAGCAGTCTGATTTTCATGGCAATAGAGGACTCTCCACACAAGAGGCTTCCGGTGAAGGATATTTATGAATGGATTGTGAACAATTTCCCCTACTACAGGACGGCCACTGGAGGCTGGAGGAACTCGGTGAGACACAACCTGTCCCTGAGCAAGAGCTTCCGTCGCATTCAGCGGGACAAGAGCCAG TCGGTGGGGAAGGGAtcactgtggtgtgtgtgtccCGAGTATCGTCCGGCGCTCCTGGAGGTGCTGAAGAAGACCCACAGTTATCACAGCACAAACAGCAATCTGATAAACAAGCCTGCTCT CTTGCAAGGAGCTGACTACGAGGTGCCTGCAGTGTGTGATACAATGGAAATCTCAG AACCTCTTTCTAATACCCTGCTCCTCTCCATGTCCTCATCCCAAATACTTGCCGCTGATAACCCACCTTTCACCGAGAACCCACCGTGCCCTTTGACCCCGGATCACGAGGAACTAGTCACCATGGAGTCAGTTGAATACCAGCAAGAGGAGGTCAGCGAAGACATGGAGAAGGACCCCCTGTCGGACAGCGGCTACATTGAGTTACATTACTACCAGTCCAACCAGTTCCAGTACCTGGTGCTGCCGGGAGACACTGAGCTGGACCTGGAGACTGTGGAGATCCTTCAGCTCGATGCAGAGGCCCAGGAGGCTGCCGGGTCCCTGCTGGACCTGGCAGGTGGTGGATATTAG
- the yif1a gene encoding protein YIF1A: MDLPPHGYRPTAKPRARGAPATGDSVLFEDTSSTAPGLNTQGYYTPGYNMGAASNDMHGGAGVNNLFTDPMASAAVMYGSSLANQGKDMVNKEISRYVSVNKLKYFFAVDTRYVLKKLMILMFPYTHQDWEVRYHRDTPLTPRQDVNAPDLYIPTMAFITYILLAGMALGIQKRFSPEVLGLCASTALVWIIIEVLVMLLSLYLLTVHSDLSTFDLIAYSGYKYVGMIFTVLCGLLFGSDGYFVALAWSSCAVMFFIVRSLKMKILPSISSDSMGMGSSAKPQLRLYITVATAVFQPIIIYWLTSHLVR; this comes from the exons ATGGACCTGCCACCTCACGGGTACAGACCAA CCGCTAAGCCAAGAGCTCGTGGAGCTCCAGCTACAGGAGACTCCGTTTTGTTTGAAGACACCAGCTCAACAGCACCTGGGTTGAACACACAGGGCTATTACACTCCTGGGTACAACATGGGAGCGGCCTCAAATGACATGCACGGAGGTGCAGGAGTGAACAACCTGTTCACCGACCCAATGGCCAGCGCTGCAGTGATGTATGGTTCCTCTTTAGCCAACCAAGGAAAAGATATGGTAAACAAAGAG ATCAGCAGATACGTGTCTGTGAACAAGCTGAAATACTTCTTCGCAGTCGACACCAGATATGTACTGAAGAAGCTAATGATCCTCATGTTCCCTTATACACATCAG GATTGGGAGGTCCGTTACCACCGGGACACTCCACTGACTCCAAGACAGGATGTGAATGCGCCTGATCTTTACATACCAA CGATGGCTTTCATTACCTACATTTTGCTCGCTGGAATGGCCCTTGGTATTCAAAAAAG GTTCAGTCCAGAGGTTCTTGGTCTGTGTGCCAGCACCGCCCTTGTGTGGATCATCATCGAGGTCTTGGTCATGTTGTTGAGTTTGTATCTGCTGACGGTTCACAGTGACCTCTCAACCTTTGATCTCATCGCCTACAGTGGATACAAATACGTTGG GATGATCTTCACAGTGTTGTGTGGCTTACTGTTTGGCAGTGATGGTTATTTTGTGGCCCTTGCCTGGTCCTCTTGTGCTGTTATGTTCTTCATT GTTCGATCTCTAAAAATGAAGATCCTGCCTTCCATCTCCTCGGACTCAATGGGAATGGGATCAAGTGCCAAACCTCAACTCCGCCTTTATATCACCGTGGCAACTGCAGTGTTTCAGCCAATCATTATTTACTGGTTAACCTCTCACTTGGTCAGGTGA
- the fosl1a gene encoding fos-related antigen 1a: protein MYRGFGGQGRGNPPYTGSLSGSNSTSLGSTSTSTTQQEQKFTMAGSSQFVPSLNAITTNQDLQWLVQPSLMHPPGPSRSPVPPYPSLLTSRPLGPQPSQSHFLRPGVIRAAANTTSSTRRRHDEQLSQEEMARRRIRRERNKVAAAKCRNRRRELTDSLQTETDQLEDEKSCLQKEIAELQKEKDKLELVLEAHRPICKIESESDSDSDPNPPMSSLGAIKLEPKESSRPGPSSKLPVKMEKPKPKIMIPTKLVTSTASTVASESEALHTPVLASTPSFMSFTAGMVFTYPSASSDTSASTTSHGTSHLVQQSGPCAIAHRRSSSSGDQSDHSLHSPTILTL from the exons ATGTATCGAGGCTTTGGGGGTCAGGGAAGAGGCAACCCACCGTACACAGGCAGCCTCTCTGGGTCAAACTCTACTTCCCTGGGAAGCACCAGCACTTCAACCACACAGCAGGAACAG AAATTTACAATGGCAGGCAGCAGTCAGTTTGTTCCTAGCCTCAATGCCATCACAACCAACCAGGACCTCCAGTGGTTGGTCCAGCCGTCCCTCATGCATCCTCCAGGCCCTTCACGATCACCAGTACCTCCTTACCCAAGCCTCCTGACGTCACGCCCACTGGGTCCACAACCTTCCCAGTCTCATTTCCTCAGACCAGGGGTCATAAGAGCAGCTGCAAATACTACATCTTCAACAAGGCGCAGGCACGATGAACAA TTATCACAGGAAGAGATGGCAAGACGGCGAATAAGAAGGGAGCGGAATAAAGTGGCAGCAGCAAAATGTCGCAATCGTCGTCGGGAGCTGACAGACTCATTGCAAACT GAGACAGACCAGCTGGAGGATGAAAAGTCATGTTTACAGAAGGAAATAGCTGAATTACAAAAGGAGAAAGATAAGCTTGAGCTGGTCCTGGAAGCTCACCGTCCAATTTGTAAAATAGAGTCAGAATCTGATTCAGATTCTGACCCAAATCCACCAATGTCCTCTTTGGGAGCCATCAAATTGGAGCCAAAGGAATCCAGCAGACCTGGACCCTCATCCAAACTGCCTGTAAAGATGGAGAAGCCCAAACCGAAGATAATGATCCCCACAAAGCTTGTTACATCGACCGCCTCGACCGTTGCCTCTGAATCCGAGGCGCTCCACACGCCGGTTCTGGCATCTACTCCCTCCTTCATGTCCTTCACAGCTGGCATGGTTTTCACTTATCCATCAGCCTCTTCAGACACCAGTGCCTCCACCACGTCCCACGGTACATCACATCTGGTCCAGCAGTCTGGGCCCTGTGCTATCGCTCACCGCCGCAGTAGCAGCAGTGGCGACCAATCAGATCACTCCCTGCACTCGCCAACCATCCTCACACTGTGA
- the ccdc85b gene encoding coiled-coil domain-containing protein 85B gives MGSDGEIINRELSKMSDEDLLACSKEELVSRLRKEESEKISALIQRGRLIKEVNKQLQGHLLEIRELKVINQRLQEENVELRDLCCFLDDDRLKVKKLAREWQLFGHHAAKVMREDLGGYLKKLADLERMQDGLVKENLDLKELCLVLEEECVSRSDSSPGGSTELNLPCMVARDLGDGSSSTGSVGSPDQLHLVCSPDD, from the coding sequence ATGGGTAGCGACGGTGAGATAATAAATAGAGAACTGTCAAAGATGTCTGACGAGGATTTGCTGGCGTGCTCCAAAGAGGAGCTGGTGAGCCGGTTGCGTAAAGAGGAGTCAGAGAAAATATCAGCCCTGATCCAGCGGGGCCGGCTCATCAAAGAGGTCAATAAACAGCTGCAGGGACACCTCCTCGAAATCAGGGAACTGAAAGTCATCAATCAGCGCCTGCAGGAGGAAAATGTGGAGCTGCGGGACCTGTGCTGCTTCCTGGACGACGACCGGCTCAAAGTGAAAAAGCTGGCCCGGGAATGGCAGCTGTTCGGGCATCACGCGGCCAAAGTGATGCGGGAAGACCTGGGCGGGTACTTGAAAAAGCTCGCCGACCTGGAGCGCATGCAGGACGGGCTGGTGAAGGAGAACCTGGACCTGAAGGAGCTGTGCCTGGTCCTGGAGGAGGAGTGCGTCAGCAGGAGTGACTCCAGCCCCGGAGGGTCAACCGAGCTCAATCTGCCCTGCATGGTGGCCCGGGACCTGGGAGACGGGAGCTCGAGCACAGGCAGCGTGGGGAGTCCAGACCAGCTTCACCTGGTGTGCTCACCTGACGACTGA
- the fibpa gene encoding fibroblast growth factor (acidic) intracellular binding protein a isoform X2 translates to MSVELDVFVGNTTIMDEEVYQLWLDGYTVIDAVKVRREGGVLDECEANADVVLSDTMDQYRTFQMCERLLHSPPKLANQLLFQITPHRQTILIERYYAFDDAFVREVLGKKLSKGTKKDLDDISAKTTVTLKSCRRQFDNFKRVFKVVEELKGPLVENIRHHFLLSDKLAKDYAAIVFFANNRFETGKRKLQYLTFQDFAICAGQLINNWTVGAVGPDSFVDNMVEDMDVDLDKEFLQELKELKILITDKDLLDQHKSLVCTALRGKTKAFNEMEANFKNLSRGLVNIAAKLTNTKDVRDFFIDLVEKFIEPCRSDRWTAADMKLYLTHYTNSVHILDTFKHQVVWDRYMGVIKSCIFKMYHD, encoded by the exons ATGTCTGTAGAGCTAGATGTGTTCGTAGGTAATACCACTATCATGGATGAGGAGGTTTACCAGCTCTGGTTGGATGGATACACAG TGATTGATGCCGTGAAGGTACGTAGGGAAGGAGGAGTGCTTGATGAGTGTGAAGCAAATGCAGATGTTGTTCTGAGTGACACCATGGACCAGTATAGGACCTTCCAGATGTGTGAGCGTCTGCTGCACAGTCCGCCCAAACTAGCCAACCAGCTACTCTTCCAGATCACACCTCATCGACAAACCATTCTCATAGAGAG ATATTATGCCTTTGATGATGCGTTTGTGCGCGAGGTTTTGGGAAAGAAGCTCTCCAAAGGGACAAAGAAAGACTTGGACGATATCAGTGCCAAAACCACCGTGACGCTGAAAAGCTGCAGACGACAG TTTGACAACTTCAAACGTGTTTTCAAAGTCGTGGAGGAGCTGAAGGGACCCCTGGTGGAGAACATCCGTCATCATTTTCTTCTCTCTGACAAGCTTGCAAA GGATTACGCTGCAATTGTTTTCTTTGCCAACAACCGCTTTGAGACGGGGAAAAGAAAACTGCAGTATCTCACTTTCCAGGACTTTGCAATCTGTGCTGGGCAACTTATCAACAACTGGACTGTTGGCGCCGTCG GGCCTGACTCCTTTGTAGATAACATGGTGGAAGACATGGATGTCGATCTTGATAAAGAGTTCTTACAAGAGCTGAAAGAACTAAAGATTTTAATCACTGACAAAGATCTGCTGGATCAACACAAAAG TTTGGTTTGCACGGCTCTCAGAGGAAAGACCAAAGCTTTTAATGAGATGGAGGCTAATTTCAAG AATCTTTCCAGAGGCCTCGTCAACATCGCTGCAAAGTTAACCAACACCAAAGATGTCAGAGATTTCTTCATTGACCTCGTTGAGAAG TTTATTGAGCCGTGCCGCTCAGACCGATGGACAGCTGCGGACATGAAACTCTACCTCACTCATTACACCAACTCTGTACACATTCTTGACACATTCAA GCATCAGGTTGTGTGGGACAGATACATGGGCGTCATCAAAAGCTGTATCTTCAAAA
- the fibpa gene encoding fibroblast growth factor (acidic) intracellular binding protein a isoform X1, which produces MSVELDVFVGNTTIMDEEVYQLWLDGYTVIDAVKVRREGGVLDECEANADVVLSDTMDQYRTFQMCERLLHSPPKLANQLLFQITPHRQTILIERYYAFDDAFVREVLGKKLSKGTKKDLDDISAKTTVTLKSCRRQFDNFKRVFKVVEELKGPLVENIRHHFLLSDKLAKDYAAIVFFANNRFETGKRKLQYLTFQDFAICAGQLINNWTVGAVAGPDSFVDNMVEDMDVDLDKEFLQELKELKILITDKDLLDQHKSLVCTALRGKTKAFNEMEANFKNLSRGLVNIAAKLTNTKDVRDFFIDLVEKFIEPCRSDRWTAADMKLYLTHYTNSVHILDTFKHQVVWDRYMGVIKSCIFKMYHD; this is translated from the exons ATGTCTGTAGAGCTAGATGTGTTCGTAGGTAATACCACTATCATGGATGAGGAGGTTTACCAGCTCTGGTTGGATGGATACACAG TGATTGATGCCGTGAAGGTACGTAGGGAAGGAGGAGTGCTTGATGAGTGTGAAGCAAATGCAGATGTTGTTCTGAGTGACACCATGGACCAGTATAGGACCTTCCAGATGTGTGAGCGTCTGCTGCACAGTCCGCCCAAACTAGCCAACCAGCTACTCTTCCAGATCACACCTCATCGACAAACCATTCTCATAGAGAG ATATTATGCCTTTGATGATGCGTTTGTGCGCGAGGTTTTGGGAAAGAAGCTCTCCAAAGGGACAAAGAAAGACTTGGACGATATCAGTGCCAAAACCACCGTGACGCTGAAAAGCTGCAGACGACAG TTTGACAACTTCAAACGTGTTTTCAAAGTCGTGGAGGAGCTGAAGGGACCCCTGGTGGAGAACATCCGTCATCATTTTCTTCTCTCTGACAAGCTTGCAAA GGATTACGCTGCAATTGTTTTCTTTGCCAACAACCGCTTTGAGACGGGGAAAAGAAAACTGCAGTATCTCACTTTCCAGGACTTTGCAATCTGTGCTGGGCAACTTATCAACAACTGGACTGTTGGCGCCGTCG CAGGGCCTGACTCCTTTGTAGATAACATGGTGGAAGACATGGATGTCGATCTTGATAAAGAGTTCTTACAAGAGCTGAAAGAACTAAAGATTTTAATCACTGACAAAGATCTGCTGGATCAACACAAAAG TTTGGTTTGCACGGCTCTCAGAGGAAAGACCAAAGCTTTTAATGAGATGGAGGCTAATTTCAAG AATCTTTCCAGAGGCCTCGTCAACATCGCTGCAAAGTTAACCAACACCAAAGATGTCAGAGATTTCTTCATTGACCTCGTTGAGAAG TTTATTGAGCCGTGCCGCTCAGACCGATGGACAGCTGCGGACATGAAACTCTACCTCACTCATTACACCAACTCTGTACACATTCTTGACACATTCAA GCATCAGGTTGTGTGGGACAGATACATGGGCGTCATCAAAAGCTGTATCTTCAAAA
- the fibpa gene encoding fibroblast growth factor (acidic) intracellular binding protein a isoform X3, with protein sequence MSVELDVFVGNTTIMDEEVYQLWLDGYTVIDAVKVRREGGVLDECEANADVVLSDTMDQYRTFQMCERLLHSPPKLANQLLFQITPHRQTILIERYYAFDDAFVREVLGKKLSKGTKKDLDDISAKTTVTLKSCRRQFDNFKRVFKVVEELKGPLVENIRHHFLLSDKLAKDYAAIVFFANNRFETGKRKLQYLTFQDFAICAGQLINNWTVGAVDNMVEDMDVDLDKEFLQELKELKILITDKDLLDQHKSLVCTALRGKTKAFNEMEANFKNLSRGLVNIAAKLTNTKDVRDFFIDLVEKFIEPCRSDRWTAADMKLYLTHYTNSVHILDTFKHQVVWDRYMGVIKSCIFKMYHD encoded by the exons ATGTCTGTAGAGCTAGATGTGTTCGTAGGTAATACCACTATCATGGATGAGGAGGTTTACCAGCTCTGGTTGGATGGATACACAG TGATTGATGCCGTGAAGGTACGTAGGGAAGGAGGAGTGCTTGATGAGTGTGAAGCAAATGCAGATGTTGTTCTGAGTGACACCATGGACCAGTATAGGACCTTCCAGATGTGTGAGCGTCTGCTGCACAGTCCGCCCAAACTAGCCAACCAGCTACTCTTCCAGATCACACCTCATCGACAAACCATTCTCATAGAGAG ATATTATGCCTTTGATGATGCGTTTGTGCGCGAGGTTTTGGGAAAGAAGCTCTCCAAAGGGACAAAGAAAGACTTGGACGATATCAGTGCCAAAACCACCGTGACGCTGAAAAGCTGCAGACGACAG TTTGACAACTTCAAACGTGTTTTCAAAGTCGTGGAGGAGCTGAAGGGACCCCTGGTGGAGAACATCCGTCATCATTTTCTTCTCTCTGACAAGCTTGCAAA GGATTACGCTGCAATTGTTTTCTTTGCCAACAACCGCTTTGAGACGGGGAAAAGAAAACTGCAGTATCTCACTTTCCAGGACTTTGCAATCTGTGCTGGGCAACTTATCAACAACTGGACTGTTGGCGCCGTCG ATAACATGGTGGAAGACATGGATGTCGATCTTGATAAAGAGTTCTTACAAGAGCTGAAAGAACTAAAGATTTTAATCACTGACAAAGATCTGCTGGATCAACACAAAAG TTTGGTTTGCACGGCTCTCAGAGGAAAGACCAAAGCTTTTAATGAGATGGAGGCTAATTTCAAG AATCTTTCCAGAGGCCTCGTCAACATCGCTGCAAAGTTAACCAACACCAAAGATGTCAGAGATTTCTTCATTGACCTCGTTGAGAAG TTTATTGAGCCGTGCCGCTCAGACCGATGGACAGCTGCGGACATGAAACTCTACCTCACTCATTACACCAACTCTGTACACATTCTTGACACATTCAA GCATCAGGTTGTGTGGGACAGATACATGGGCGTCATCAAAAGCTGTATCTTCAAAA